Proteins encoded together in one Lagopus muta isolate bLagMut1 chromosome 3, bLagMut1 primary, whole genome shotgun sequence window:
- the ARC gene encoding activity-regulated cytoskeleton-associated protein — protein MQLDNVTNAGIHSFQGHRGVANKPNVILQIGKCRAEMLEHVRRTHRHLLSEVSKQVERELKGLQKSVGKLENNLEDHVPTDNQRWKKSIKACLARCQETIAHLERWVKREMNVWKEVFFRLEKWADRLESMGGKYCPGEHGKQTMSVGVGGPEIRPSEGEIYDYALDMSQMYALTPAPGEVPSIPQGHDSYQWVSVSEDAPASPVETQIFEDPHEFLSHLEEYLKQVGGTEEYWLSQIQNHMNGPAKKWWEYKQDSVKNWVEFKKEFLQYSEGTLTRDAIKRELDLPQKEGEPLDQFLWRKRDLYQTLYVDADEEEIIQYVVGTLQPKLKRFLSYPLPKTLEQLIQRGKEVQGSMDHSEEPSPQRTPEIQSGDSVESMPPSTTASPVPSNGTQPEPPSPPATVI, from the coding sequence ATGCAGCTGGACAATGTCACCAATGCAGGCATCCACTCCTTCCAGGGGCACCGTGGAGTGGCCAACAAACCCAATGTGATCCTACAGATAGGGAAATGCAGGGCAGAAATGTTGGAGCATGTCAGGAGGACCCACCGGCACCTCCTGTCCGAAGTCTCCAAGCAGGTAGAGCGTGAGCTGAAAGGTTTGCAGAAATCAGTGGGGAAGTTAGAGAATAACTTAGAGGACCACGTGCCAACCGATAATCAGAGATGGAAGAAGTCCATCAAGGCCTGCCTGGCTAGGTGTCAGGAGACCATTGCTCATCTGGAGAGGTGGGTCAAGAGAGAAATGAATGTTTGGAAGGAGGTCTTTTTCCGTCTGGAGAAGTGGGCGGACCGTCTGGAGTCCATGGGAGGCAAATATTGTCCTGGGGAGCATGGCAAACAGACCATGTCTGTTGGGGTGGGAGGCCCGGAGATAAGGCCAAGTGAAGGTGAGATATATGATTATGCCCTTGATATGAGCCAAATGTATGCACTGACCCCTGCTCCTGGGGAGGTGCCCAGCATCCCCCAGGGCCATGATTCCTACCAGTGGGTCTCTGTGTCAGAGGATGCTCCAGCATCCCCAGTGGAGACTCAGATCTTTGAGGATCCCCATGAGTTTCTGAGCCACTTGGAGGAGTACTTAAAGCAGGTGGGTGGGACAGAGGAGtactggctgtctcagatccAAAACCATATGAACGGTCCAGCTAAAAAGTGGTGGGAGTACAAGCAGGACTCTGTCAAGAACTGGGTTGAGTTCAAGAAAGAGTTCTTGCAGTACAGCGAGGGGACTCTGACAAGGGATGCTATCAAGAGGGAGCTGGATCTACCCCAGAAAGAGGGAGAACCCCTGGACCAGTTCCTCTGGCGCAAGAGAGACCTGTACCAGACCCTCTATGTTGATGCAGATGAGGAGGAGATTATTCAGTACGTGGTAGGAACCCTCCAGCCCAAACTGAAGCGCTTCTTGAGCTATCCCTTGCCCAAGACCTTAGAGCAGCTGATTCAAAGAGGGAAGGAAGTCCAAGGCAGCATGGACCACTCAGAAGAGCCCAGCCCTCAGAGGACCCCCGAGATTCAGTCTGGGGACTCTGTAGAGAGCATGCCTCCCTCCACCACTGCCAGTCCTGTGCCAAGCAATGGGACACAACCCGAGCCCCCTAGCCCACCAGCTACTGTCATATGA